In Helicobacter pylori, the DNA window TTTTAAAGGATTGTCAAGCTTGGAGTTTGAGCGAGATGACTTTTAGCCATGAAGTGGCTAAAATTGTCTTATGCGAGCAAATCTATAGGGCTTTGAGCATTATTTTTAAGCATCCATACCACAAATAGGAGGTGCACATGCGTTTTTACATTATCTTTACATTTTTGTTTATTGTGGGTTTTGGCGTGTTTGTTTATAGCATCGATCCGCAAGCTTACGCCTTTAATTTAGGGAGCTACAGCTTTAATCTTCCCATTGCGGTATGGCTTATGGGCGTTTTGGGCATGTTCGCTTTTTTTTCATGGGTTTTTTTATTCAAGCACAACCTTAGCCATAAAATCCGCTTATACCACGAAAAAAGGGATTTTGACAAATTGCTCAAACAAATCCTGTCCCAAGACACCCAAAAGACTTTTTTAAAAACGAAATTTAAAAGCGATCTCGCTAAAAACCTCTCCCAAATCTTAGCCCGCTATGATTTAAAGGCTGATTTAAACACGCCAAATAGCGGGTGCGAAAAAGTGGATAACCTTTTTAAGCATTACCACAATATAGAAAACAACACCCTTGAGCCTAAAGATCACGCTAAGCATTCGTTAGCTTATGAACATGCTTATTTTTCTAAACGCTTGAAGGCTTTCATTCATAACGATTTAAAAAACGCCTTTGAAGTGTTAACAAACGCACAAATCCCTTTGGAATTACGCCGCTACGCTTTTATAGAAATCGCCCAAAAAGGCAGCAAAAAAGAGGTTTTAAAGGCTTTGAATGCGATGCAAGACAACTTGGATAAAGAGTGCGTGAAGTCTTTTTTAAAAGCCTTTTTTGAAAAATCCTTAAACACAGACACTTTAAAAATTTCAGAGCTTTGCAAAAAGGTGGGTTATGATAAAGACGATTATTTAAAGCTCGCGCAAAAAGCGCAAAAATTTCTTGTCCCCGATCAATGGTTCCAATTTTTTGAGATTTTAAGCCAAGAAGACGATAAGGCGCAAAAAGCCTTTTTATTCGTGTTGTTAGAATTAGAAATGAACGATCTCGCTAAGGAGCATCTAGCGGTTTTATCTTTTGAAGAATACATGCTTTTAAACGCTTACATGGATTTGAAACAAGAGCATAAAAAAGCCTATAAGTTAGAAGCGTTTTTGTAGGGGGTTGTTTGGCTTCATGTTTTTAGGGCAGATAAAAATAGATGGTTGCAAAAAATCAATCATCAAGGAATGGGCTAATTGGATCGCTTTTAGCGCCAAATGATAAGAGGAAAGACTAATCCTTTAAACCTTAATGAAACTAATCCTAAAAGAAACAATTAAAGCCAAAAATACGCTTTAACCCACCATAAAAAGTTTTAGTAACCCGTATTTGATGAAAACAGAGCCTTTTTATTTTCACTCAATCACTACAACAAAAGAGTTTTAAGAAGATTTAAAAAAAGGGCTAAAAAATAAATTTGTGCTTTTAAAAGATGATATTTTAAAGACGATAAGGGTATTAAAGAATACCCCAAATAACGCTTTAAAAACGCACCACCATAGTGGCCATGTATGAACCTGATTTGAAGTTGCTAGGAGCGCCTTCGGGCAATTTGATATGGAAATACTTTTGACAACCATTAACCGCTTTTTCATAATTTTTAGTGAAAGAATGATGAT includes these proteins:
- a CDS encoding LapA family protein produces the protein MRFYIIFTFLFIVGFGVFVYSIDPQAYAFNLGSYSFNLPIAVWLMGVLGMFAFFSWVFLFKHNLSHKIRLYHEKRDFDKLLKQILSQDTQKTFLKTKFKSDLAKNLSQILARYDLKADLNTPNSGCEKVDNLFKHYHNIENNTLEPKDHAKHSLAYEHAYFSKRLKAFIHNDLKNAFEVLTNAQIPLELRRYAFIEIAQKGSKKEVLKALNAMQDNLDKECVKSFLKAFFEKSLNTDTLKISELCKKVGYDKDDYLKLAQKAQKFLVPDQWFQFFEILSQEDDKAQKAFLFVLLELEMNDLAKEHLAVLSFEEYMLLNAYMDLKQEHKKAYKLEAFL